CCGCATCGCGCCCCACCTCGTCCACCAGGTCCCGCACGGTGACGTAGCTGCCGGCGCGCTTGCTGATCCGCACCTCCTCGCCGCCCTTCATCACCGTCACCATCTGGTGCAGCACGTACTCCGGGTAGCCCTCGCTCACCCCGAGGTCCAGCGCCTGCAGGCCGATCCGCACCCGCGTCACGGTGCTGTGGTGGTCGGAGCCCTGCACGTTGATGGCCCGCGTGAACCCGCGCCGCCACTTGTGCACGTGGTACGCGACGTCGGGCACGAAGTAGGTGTAGTCCCCGCCCTTCTCCGCGCTGCGCCGGACCACCCGGTCCTTGTCGTCGCCGAAGTCCGTCGTCCGGAGCCACAGCGCCCCGTCCTGCTCGTAGGTGTGGCCCGCGGCGATCCAGCGCGCCACCGTCTCGTCCACCCGCCGCTCGGCGTACAGCGACGACTCCAGGAAGTACACGTCGAACCGCACCCCGAACGCCTGGAGGTCGCGGTCCTGCTCCTCGCGCAGCGCCGCCACGGCGAACTGCCGCACCGCCTCCACGTCCGCCGCCTCCCGGTCCGCGGGATGCGCCGCGAGGTAGCGCTCGGCGATCTCGCGCACGTACTCCCCGTGGTAGCCGCCCTCGGGGACCTCCGCCGTCCGCCCGCCGAGCTGCGCCACCCGCGCCTGCACGCTGGCGGCCAGCTTCAGGATCTGCGCGCCGGCGTCGTTGTAGTAGAACTCGCGCGTGACCTTCCAGCCGGTCCACTCCAGCAGCGCGCTGATCGCGTCGCCCAGCGCGGCCTGGCGGCCGTGCCCCACGTGCAGCGGTCCCGTCGGGTTCGCCGAGACGAACTCCACGTTGACCGGCGCGCCGCGCACGGTGGCCGCGCGGCCGTAGGCCGGCCCCGCCGCCAGGATCTGGGAGAGGATGCCGGCGAGCCGGTCGGCGGCGAGCCGGAAGTTGATGAAGCCCGGACCCGCGATCTCCACCGAGGCCACCAGGTCCGGCGGGAAGCTCAGCGCGGCGACGATCCGCTCGGCGACCTGCCGCGGCTTGGCCTTGAGCGAGCGCGCGAGCACCAGCGCGAGGTTGGTCGCCAGGTCCCCGTGGCTCTTCTCGCGCGGCGTCTCCAGCTCGACCGCGACGCCGGCGGGCGCGCCGAGGGCGGCCGCGACCCGGGCGAGCTCGGCCCTGATCTCGTCCTCGGACACGGTCAGTCGGCTTTCGAGTCGGACTTGGGTGCGTCGGGCTTCGGCGAGGGGGCGGGCTTCTCGCCGGAGTCCTTCTGCCGCTGCGTCGCCCGGTCGCTCTTGGCCTTGTCGTGCTTCGCCTGCTCGCTCGGACGCTTGTAGTCGGTCTCGTAGAAGCCGGAGCCCTTGAACACCAGGCCGTGGCCGCCCGAGATCAGGCGCTCGGCCTTGGCCCCGCACTTGGGGCACTTCGCGCCCGGCGGCGCCGAGATCTTCTGGAGCCGCTCGAACCTGGTGCCGCACTTGGGGCACTTGTACTCGTACGTCGGCATTGCGGCTGATGACCTAACGCAAAGAGATATATAAGGTTAGCCGATGGTGGCCGGGGCTGTCAAGGAACTCCCGAAGCGGCCCCAGGCCCGCTCCATCGCGAGCGTGATCTCGCCCACGGTGGCCCGCGCGCGGACGGCCTCCAGGATCAGCTCCATCAGCGGGGCCGCGGGCGCCGCGGCCGCGGTGCCCAGCGCGCGGAGCGCGCGCTCGGAGCGGGCGGCGTCCCGGGCGGCGCGGGCCGCCCGGAGCCGCTCGACCTGCCGCGCCGCGAGGGCCGTGTAGTCGGGCGCCGGTGGGGCGCCGGCGGCCTCGCCCTCCTGGAAGCGGTTCACGCCCACGATGACGTCGTCGCCGCGCTCGATGCCCAGCTGGGCGGCGTACGCGGCCGCGGCGATCTCCCGCTGCACGAAGCCGTCGGCGATGGCCCGCACCGCTCCGCCGCGGCGCTCGACCTCGGCCATCAGCTCCCGGGCCGCGGCCTCGAGGGCCGCCGTCAGCGCCTCGACGTAGTAGGAGCCGCCGAGCGGGTCGGCGGTGCCGGTGACGCCGGACTCGTGGGCGAGCACCTGCTGGGTCCGGAGCGCGAGGCGCGCCGACTCGGCGGTCGGCAGCGCGAGCGCCTCGTCGAAGGCGTTGGTGTGCAGCGACTGGGTGCCGCCCAGCACCGCCGCCAGCGCCTGCACGGCGACGCGCACCACGTTCACCATCGGCTGCTGCGCGGTGAGCGTGGACCCCGCGGTCTGCGTGTGGAAGCGGAGCCGGCACGCCGCCTCGTCGCCGCCGAACTCCTCCCGGACCAGCGTGGCCCACAGGCGCCGGGCGGCGCGGAACTTCGCCACCTCCTCGAACAGGTCGTTGTGCGCCGCGAAGAAGAACGAGATCCGCGCCGCGAGCCGGTTCACGTCGAGGCCGGCCCGCGCCGCGTGCCGCAGGTAGGCGAGCGCGTCGGCGAAGGTGAAGGCCAGCTCCTGCGCCGCCGTGGCGCCCGCCT
This genomic window from Gemmatimonadales bacterium contains:
- a CDS encoding methylmalonyl-CoA mutase family protein; translated protein: YVFPPEQSLRLATDVFRFVLERGLAFNPISISGYHMREAGATAAQELAFTFADALAYLRHAARAGLDVNRLAARISFFFAAHNDLFEEVAKFRAARRLWATLVREEFGGDEAACRLRFHTQTAGSTLTAQQPMVNVVRVAVQALAAVLGGTQSLHTNAFDEALALPTAESARLALRTQQVLAHESGVTGTADPLGGSYYVEALTAALEAAARELMAEVERRGGAVRAIADGFVQREIAAAAYAAQLGIERGDDVIVGVNRFQEGEAAGAPPAPDYTALAARQVERLRAARAARDAARSERALRALGTAAAAPAAPLMELILEAVRARATVGEITLAMERAWGRFGSSLTAPATIG
- the argS gene encoding arginine--tRNA ligase, with the protein product MSEDEIRAELARVAAALGAPAGVAVELETPREKSHGDLATNLALVLARSLKAKPRQVAERIVAALSFPPDLVASVEIAGPGFINFRLAADRLAGILSQILAAGPAYGRAATVRGAPVNVEFVSANPTGPLHVGHGRQAALGDAISALLEWTGWKVTREFYYNDAGAQILKLAASVQARVAQLGGRTAEVPEGGYHGEYVREIAERYLAAHPADREAADVEAVRQFAVAALREEQDRDLQAFGVRFDVYFLESSLYAERRVDETVARWIAAGHTYEQDGALWLRTTDFGDDKDRVVRRSAEKGGDYTYFVPDVAYHVHKWRRGFTRAINVQGSDHHSTVTRVRIGLQALDLGVSEGYPEYVLHQMVTVMKGGEEVRISKRAGSYVTVRDLVDEVGRDAVRYFFLMRKADSHLHFDIDLALKRSEENPVFYVQMAHARMSGVFRVGGVDPATVGAEGVDVALLTDPSEAELLKALARFPGVVERAAAALDPQRVTSYLEELARAAHLWYHRCRVLGENPEVVRARLAVARATQIVLANALGLLGLVAPERM
- a CDS encoding zinc ribbon domain-containing protein, which produces MPTYEYKCPKCGTRFERLQKISAPPGAKCPKCGAKAERLISGGHGLVFKGSGFYETDYKRPSEQAKHDKAKSDRATQRQKDSGEKPAPSPKPDAPKSDSKAD